From the genome of Kluyveromyces lactis strain NRRL Y-1140 chromosome F complete sequence:
GTAGTTACCACAGCAATCTAATGCAGCCATGTTCATACTAaaataatgatgaaaatgaatcttaaaaaaaaagaattataCTACTCTAAGATAAACGCAACAATAAATAAGGTGGAGTTTCGATGAGGAAAAGGTAACGAAGTTAGCGAATATTCCTCGAATTCCTAAAATATGAGTAATTGAATGACACAttggtttctttttgcCAAGGTGTTCTACTAAGAAAGAGGATCGGTATTATTTTCTTACGCTGTTGCAGCTTCAGTGATCTCCTTTAGGTAACCGAGTTATATGAAATAAGGAATTAGCTGAATTTCTTTAGTCATCACATATATAAAAGCCAGctctgaagaaaaaataaaaatttCTGGAAGAACATAGCCAACTCATTTAAAGAATCTTCTACTGAACCTGGTGACCTCATATTTTCTGATGAGACCAACAGAATCTAATACGTCGGAGATtgattccatttcttctgcTAGTGACGTTTCTCATATTTTGTCTGACCCGCATGGATTTGTACCGAAATCCAAAAAGAGTCAACTGGCAGATTCAGACCAACGTATCACTAGAAGGCTTTCTGAGCCTTCTAGTATCAAGACAGCGGACACAGGACGGTCTACTATCATTACTGgtatttcaagaactgTTACGAGGACTTTGAGCACGATCAAGAAGGCggttgatgatgataatttACAAGCCGACAATAACACCGACGATTTAAACAAattgttggaaagaaattttgatattgatgatgCATTACGGTTGACAGAAACAGCTAAGAGAACTGACAGTCGTTACACCACCAACACTAATACTAATACTAATGCCAATGCTGTTAATGCTAAGGGTTCAGATAAATGGTTTGATCAAACCTCTGATAGTGAAGGTGAATATCGATCGGAAGTTCCGGTTGAACTAGCCGGTGATGATGAAGGCCAGACACTTAATAAAGTCTTTACCAACAAGGAGACCAACACTTTGGATCTTCCACCAGAGGGAGGATACGGTTGGGTGTGTTGTCTTTGTGTCACACTTGTTATGTTTTCCACTTGGGGTTGTAATTCGGCGTTTGGTGTGTTTCTAGCATTTTACTTGAACAATTCAAGCTTTCCAGGTGCTAGTAAATATGACTATGCATTAATTGCAGGTATGACTGTATTCTTTGGGCAAGGGTTACCTCCGTTTGTTCTCTTATTTATGAGAATCTTTGGTTTAAAAATTCCAATGTATTTCGGTATTGTGATTATGTGCTTGGGTTTCGTTTTAGCCAGTTATGCTGTGTCATTATGGCAACTATATTTGACTCAAGGTTTCCTTAGTGGCGTCGGCATTTCGTTTATTTTCGCTCCTGCCACTACCGTTTTGCCTGGGTGGTTTCTTAAAAAAAGATCATTTGCAATGGGTTTATCATTGATTGGAACAGGAGCAGGTGGTGTTGCATACTCTCTAGCGGTTAATAAAATGATAGAAAATACCGGTAATCAGAGATTTGCATTAAGAATCCTTGCTATCACTTGCAGCATAACTTGTGTAGTAGCAACCCTTTTGCTACGTCAGAGAGTTCCAATGAAGGCTACTGGGATCAGAAATTGGAAAGCAATCAAGCAACACTGTAATGATATGTTCTCGATGCacatattcaaaaaatggACAGTTCAATTAATTGCAATGTGGTTCATGTTTGCATTATTTGGATATACTTTAATGATATTTACTTTATCCTCATACGCTGTTGCTAACGGCTTGACTGCTCATCAAGGTTCCTCGCTAACGGCAATCTTGAACGGTGCCCAAAGTGTAGGTAGACCCTTAATTGGATACACAGGGGATAAAATCGGTAGAACGAATATTACTGTTATGCTAACGTTACTTTTAACAATTTTCATGTTCGGTTTTTGGATCCCTGCTGACAGTTATTCATCTTTAATCGGGTTTTCAATATGTGTCGGTCTATGTATTGGTGTAGCTAATGTTATGAACACCGTGCTAGTTGCTGACATCGTTGGACCGGTAGATTTTTTGCCCGCTTGGGGTTATGTTAACTTGGTGGGCTCTCCATTCATGCTTGTTGCTGAAGTTATTGCACAAGCGTTGACTGAACCCAACTCCAACGACCCATATCTCCACACTCAAATATTTGCGGGATGTTGTTTCGTTGCGGCATTACTCCTTATATTGGGATTGCGGGAGGTGACAGCAAAGataaagataaaagaaagacaaacGATAAATTTGCAACGGTTAAAGGATTATGATGATTCAAACTTATCAGAAAAAGACAATAACATCTtgagagaaagagagaTCAAGTATGATTACTTACTTGGATCAGGCATCAAAAGCTACTTTGCAAGAATGTTTTATCCAATGCATGTATAAAACTCTTTCCACAGAGTCatctattcttttcttccgTCTATAAAAGTAGCATTAGTGAAGTATCTTACTTAGTTTATTTATTTCAGTATTTTCATCCCACTTCAAATCCTTGATATAAGCATTGCattcattatcaaaatcCTTCCATTGATCAAccaacttctttgaaattacaTTGAATCTCATTATCGGGTCATGCAAATTTTGGTTAGGATCTAAGTTCATCTGAATGCAAATCTCATGAATGACGTTATTTAGCTCAGAGTAATTTAGCACAAACTCATAACTCATATCCATCAATAAAACCAAAGTAGTTGGATACAGCTGATGAGTGTATGTTCCAAGCGAAGCACCTGAACCTGAATATAAAATTggatgattcaaaatatttgataagAATACAGAATGAGCTCTTTTTAGATCCTCAAGATCAAATGAAGAATAGCCGCTAACATCATCTGTCGTaagttctttgaagttttcgATAAAATGAAGATCAGGTTTTAAAACACCGCTTGAGACTTTTACCCCATTTCTAAGCACTTTAACTTTAACCGAGGAGGTTGGATCGGTATCTTTATGATTTAGATTCGAAAGAAGCTTCCTAAATTCATGTTCAATAATACTCTCGAAACAATAtgtttcaacttttttAGTGAAAGATTGAATCTGATTCTTTAAAACATTGATCATTGAAACTTTATTCAGTAAATCCCTAATAAATGGAACCCTGATGTTCAGCTTTCTAAAAAGTTTAAGAATGGATGAATTTTTTTGCCATTCTTGTTCATAATTGTACTCATTCTTTTTAATTCTCCAtaagaagttgaaaattcTCAGATAATCTCTGCGGCTTCCGTGTTGGTTGATATCCATTACTGTTGAAAGAGGCTGATCCACGAGATAGTCTAATGTGAAAACATCCCAACCCGAAGATCCATGTGCTAATTCCAAAATTCTAGCATCAAGCCTATTCACCAAGAGATTGTTATCtgatttgttcaatctATTTCTCAGAGATGATTGTTGAATTGCGATTTGTAGACACTTCGTTAAATGATGGCTTTCTAAAAGTTGAGAAGGTTGGTTGAAGAGATTTTCCGAGTTTTGAATAATAGAATCAATCACATCGCTTTTACCCATTAGAAGGATATCTTTTAAAAGGTTGAGAGTCTCGAAATAATAAAATTTCGATCGTAATGTGGTGTTGATATAGTGGTTAATTTCACCATATTGCTGGTTAACCAATTCGAAAAATTTGTGATCCATTGAAGGGCCTAATAGCCTATATTGCAATGAATACTTATTTGCAAATTTTCCAATCCATTCAACTTCGCTGCAGCAATGTTCGAGATATCGGAGGGACTTTCCAATaatgtatatttttttggcCACTAAAGACGGTAtaaattttggaattttctGTGGCAAGAATACCAATCCCAATGGTTCTTTCTCGtcattttgaacaaaaaagtCACTACTAACATTTGAATCCAGTTTTCCATCAATCAACCAATCGCATATGTTCTTCATGTAGGGTTGTAAAAGACGCTCTAACGCATCAGATGCAAATTTCTCGAGTACTGGATCACCATTACTTTTTTGTAACTGGCATACAGATAGTAATCCCTCTGCACTgcttttttcaaagttttcaatatattcCATATATGTCCTTAGTTTTAGTACTTCAGGATAGAGGTGTTGATATGTAAAACATAATGGATCGAGTGGATGTAAGTGGGATGAGAAATTGTTGACGAAATTACTATAATCTCGAAGTTTACTTTGAATCAATGTCAAAAATGCTACTTTTAGTGTACTGGTGGTAACATGTTTTTTAAGATATTCCACTCTAATTTGAAGGTGCAAGTAAAGTAAGCCTGCTTCAACGATATCATGCAACTGTTGGCTTTCTCCGTTCGGAATATTGCTGGGTATTGTGAACTTCTTGTCTTTTAGTTCGAATAAAGTAGAGGGTGTTCCCAACACAAGATAGGGTATACTTTTAACGATATCGGCCCTCGATACCATTGTGCTGAAATATGGATCTGATAAGCTTTGTAATGTAGCATCAGATGAACTATGTTGCCAAGCATTTCCCCCATAGGACCCAATTGACCTTCTGTCCGATACCTTCTCAAAATTCTCAAAAGAATCCGCATAGACGCTTTCCgttgttttcctttgtaTATTTTCTATCACTTCTTTCGACATTGGTTCTCTCATATCATACAACTCATCGTTTTTGTCTAAAAGTGACAAACATTGCAGTAAATATTTATGTTTTTCTTCCGGACTTGAGAGATGGCACATGATGCCGGCAAACATTTCTAAATGAGACCAACTTTTCATGTCCTGATTGCGTTGcaccattatttttttataaTATTCCAATACTTTTGTGacattttcctttgatgatgttttgaTAGAGTAGTAAAGGTCCTGAATTAATTGCTGAGAATACGCACTGCCAGCAGATGCAGGAAGCATGTGTAGTACACATGTGCCAAATTTTTGGTCCATTATTGTTTTTTCCGTTACCCCACAGTAGAGATAGGGGAAGAGGCTCTTTTTCACATCTTTTACCTTTCACTTTAGCGCACAAATCGTTCTTgtttgttgatattttcacaAAACAATATCGATCTACTGTTGTTGTATCCAATGATGTAAACATAAAGTGAAAAAGGTTGTGAAatagtcacgtgattgaCTTTGGTGACCATCACAAGGATTGAAGGAAAGACATATGCAGACATACATGTATacataatatatatatcaatacAGTACATGTATAATACATTTGTTTAACTTATTATTATGCCATATTTTTTAATAAGGAGCAGAGAGTAGTTCAGCCTCccttgaaaagaaagagttaGAGAATTTGTCATCGTACCCGCAATGTTCCATAGTTCTTTTATAGTGATAGAAATTGTAGAATTGCAGCATGGCCCGTAAAGCAATTTCTTGGCCATAGGAATCGTTGATCTCGCCCGTGATATCCTTCCCTGTTATCCAGTTATCTGTTAAATGAAGTTTCTCATGTAAGAACACTCCAGAAATCAATTCCATATGATCTGCCCTCCATCTTTTATTCTTGAATGGTGCCAATTCGTGAATTATCTTTAATATGGGGTGGTATATGTCCAGATTAAAGATAGAATACAATGCCTTGAATATGTTACTAACATTAAGTGGTAGGTCTTTTAGCCTTTGTGTCTTTTTCCCAGTTATTTTGGATAACACTCGTAATAGATACACCTCGGAATTGAGCATTCGGAGATTTAATCTGTTTGCTTTCTCATTTGCGGTTGATATCTCAAGAGTTTCTTTATATTGAACATTGTATAAAGAACATTCACTCCAAAAAGAATGGGTAGGTTGTAAATGTTTAGAGTAAATTctgttttgatattgatcAGTAAAAGATTGAAGGATGCCTACGCTTGTCGTAATGAACTTTGAATCGTAAATCAACGAGCAAAGATACTCAAATTTAAGAAAGTGGCTAACCTTAAACCATTTTAAAAGGAGGAAAAGTATGGCAGAACTCGATTCCATTGCAATTTCCTTTGATCTTATAAGTTCCAATTGTGGTTGAAGCtcattaatttcttcttcagaaaaaTCCTCTTCAAGGTATACTTTGTTTGACATACAAGTTTCAATAGTTTCTAATAGAACATATACTAGAGATGAAAAATGGGGTAAAGCATTAGCATAATAATCTTCGATGCGATTCATGGTTTCAGGTTCCTCATTCTGTATACCTCTATACGTGAATGGGTCCTTCTCATGTACCTCAGTGTTTGTCCATCCTCGTTCTTGCACCATAAATAATTCTCTTTCATGCCATAGTTGTTTAGTAGATAGTTTTATATGCACAGATTTTGACAAAATTTCGATTGCTTCTTGCATGTTATACGGTAACACTGTCTCAGGCACCGCAATACTCAGCTTATTACTAAGTTCGTCTACCACACCAGTATCATAGTCACCAGAGGATGGAAAAAATGCTGGATATGATAAATTGGCTTGAAATGACTTCCTCGTTTTCAATCCGTTGGGCGAGCTTGTGGGTGATGCCGGCTGTGATGGTGCAGGCGTTGCCATATGCACTTGTGGCTCTCCCAACGACATGTTAGAACTGCTCCTCGAACGGGGTCTCGGAATCTCTAAAAATTGTGAAAGAGAATTGGGGTTGTCAAGCATGCTAGGATATGTCGGTTCTGGAAGCTGAGAAGATGGAAATCTTGAGGTGATATCTTCCCTAAAAGCAACATATTCCAATGgagatattgaaagattcgAAGCAGAGgagtctttcttttcaattttgtgatgttgaagaacaaatctCTTCACTGCGTCATAATGGCTCTCTTCACCAAACTGTAATAGAAGCACTTTATGGAAtaaaataatgatatttcttattCTCATTGAGAGTCGACTTTTCCAACGCCAATGGTCTATATATTTTGTAAGGAAAAGCATCAAGCCAGATGAATGTACGACATCAATAAAATCTTCTACAGCTTTGGTGTGCATGCTTCTTTGCTCAATAGCTATATTGATCATAAAATAAGTGATTGAACCCGAGTAGAACAAAAGAGTATTATATTGTTGCAAATTAGTGTTCTTCACCCTACAACAATCTGCATGTTTCTTAAAGCAAGGTAAGAGTACctttgaaatcatcatcaataGAGTATTATTCCTCCGTAGAATGTCTAAATGATGGAAATAACTGTTCGTTTCCTGAAAAGTTCCGAAAGAAATATACGCCAGACAAAGCAAGGTATTGATATCCACTGAATTTACCTCTAGCTTTTTACCAAGCTCTGTAATAACTTGAATAGCGTATTTACGCTCTTCGATAAATTTCGAACTATCATAgtttttttcaaagctcAACTTTGCAGTCTTTAAGCTCCCATAGTCCTTTTGTATGAACCATTCTGATAGTTCGTGAAATAATGAATTAAAATCGGAAGCCTGCCAATCTAACGTAGGCTTGGTAAATGAATGTGAAAGATCACCTCTTTCAATCTCGTCTGCTTTTTCTTGTAACAACTTCTTTAATGCATCGTCTACTGGTAAATtattatcttcttcaactttgaCATCCTCATATGTAATTATTTTATCTTTGTCATTCAATTCGGGTGAAACCTTCCTTAGTTGCTTCGGTGATGCTTGTCCGTTAGTATATGAATCATAACCTTGGAAATAATCTTTCAGGCTACCAGAACTAGAACTGGGGGAGATTGGTCCATCGATCTCATCGACATTTGCAAACTCTGAatcctcatcatcttcttcccCATTAGCATCATCCTGAGTATCAATAATCTCACTGCTATTGTTCGCTTCATTAGATTGTCTATCTGTGCCGTTGTTTTCATGCTGCAATTCATTTGAATCACCCAAATGTAATTTCTTGCTAAGTAAACTATCCAGATCATGGAATAAAGACGTATCCGAAGGGAAAGTCTGGTGTTCATTGGAGAGCTGTTTTGCAAATGGCGGTCTAGCCTGAGTCTTGCTCCTCAAATCTTTAGAAGACAAAGACTTCAATAGCGGAGATCTTGACCGCTGTGTCTCTGGCATTATCGCAATCCACAAATAATATTGGATTCCTTTCTATCTctcaaattgaataatcGTTAATtcaatgttgaaaagaaaacagcTCTTCAAGCCGCTATCAATAGAAAACCACGGGAGTAGTTCAGGCAATACCTCGCAATGTATTTGAACCACAAAAGTAACGTTTTCTAAAAAGTTTAAGTGTATAGTTGCAAACGTTCTTATTCTAACATGTCTGATTGAATGCGATGctacttttttttggattttgAGTAACTATTCAAATGCCTGAAAAATGTGATACACACAAATTAAAACTGAAAATCTGTAAGAAACAAATCGAATTTGACTCGTGATGTTCAATCGTGGAAGAGTGACCAGCAAGCTTTTCTGGCCGAAGCCGCTAGTTTATATTTGATTGCAAACTAAATGAGCATTTCTCTGGAGAATATTCTTGGCCTCAAAGTTAAAATTACTGATGTTTTAGACCATGTAACGCAAGGAAAAGTGTATTCATTCAACTCAAATAATGACACCATCACTTTGATTGTGGGCAAGAAAAATAAAGCATACACATTTGAGATCATTCAGACCTCATTTATCAAGCATCTGGAACTAGTAGGAGAGAAGGCTAATCCGTCTAGTTTCAAGAAAGATCATGTAAAACCGTCATACGTTGATCTCGATAGAGTGAAAAATGCATTGGCTAAGACAATAGACACAGCTGCTAAAAAGGAAATgtcaattggaaaaaatgTTTCCTATGAGGGTCAATTTATATTTGATCTCATTCATAAGACTATATCAGATATAGTATGGAAGGGAAAATCCATTGTCGTTCTTGATGAGCTGGAAATAAATCCGCCGTATCAGCTTGGTAGCATTAAACCATTGCAAGGCAGAACTGATGTCAAATCAAAAGAGTTGATAGATAAGATTGTTGAATCTGCATGGAATAAATTAGAGAACGAAAGAAAAGGCGGATGATGCCGGATGTCAATGTAAAAATATATAGTTTATTTATTTACAGATTAAAATTTAACTTATTTCGTTCGGAATTAAAACTGGATAGAATACACATCGCCTTAGATGATGCCCACTAGGAGCAATCTCTAGCTTGTCCTTCGATTAACGTCACTCCGAATTTCAAAGTAACATCCACCGGATAGAAATTGAATCGAATAATTTAAGACCTTTCCCAGAGGTTCCTTTAAACCCATCAAGTTCCTCCCATGGAATATAAAACTCAAATCGTTCATTCTTAGGTAAAATGTAGTTGGAGTCATTATCAAGGTTCTTTGACTGAAGCACAGATTCCCAATAAAGATTTAACCAGCAACTTGAAAAAGAGCTTAGGTGAGAGACGTTGTTTATAAATTGCGAGGTCTTTGAACGGATTCCAAATGATAAACGGATATCTGAGAAAGTTACGTTGATATTTGGAACTATTATTTGCTTTGAAGTTAACGACCTTAATGATCCCTTGCCTGTAGAACACTGCTTGGAGAATAAATCGATAAGACCCGATTTTCCACTTGAGTGACTTTGTATCTTAATGGATACTGTTGTATTATTGGCctttttcaagaattccGAGCTATATTGACCAATTGAATTTGTAAACTCGATTGACAAAATCTTGAATTCGATGGTAGAAAGGTtctttattatttcttctcGTTGTTTAGCTTCGTATCGGAGAAACATTTCTTGGTACTTGAGATAACGTAGTTGAGAAGCTATGGTAACTCCTTTACTGATGCCTGTCTTAAACCTAGTGCTCAGAAAAAGAGATTGTGCTTCATGACGGGGGAGCTGCAAGTATGTCATCAAATATGCGACTACCAGAGTGCCCGATCTCCCTTTGCCCATTTTACAGTGAATAACAGCTACTTTCCCCCTTGAGACAGTATCTCTTATATCGTCTATTAAGTTCTGAAGATGCAAAAAAGATGGTGGTGAATGATCAATCCATCCAGCTCTCAACAAGTGAGATTTCACAGAAATTGGTGGTTTTACTATTTCATCTGCATTAGATCTGAATAGTAATTTGATTCCGGAAACATTGCAATGGTCTTCGAGCATTTTTCTGGATCTAAAAGTGGAAGTAATTTTTTCACTCTTACCAGCTGGTGGGGTCACATGTTTTGATTCCAATACCATGGCAAAATCGTCATCAGTGTAGTCTGAATCATTCATTTCCGCCTTCAAATTGTAGATTTTCCAGTTCTTTCTGCCATGATTCGCATCCAAATACGTGACAAGATCAACGAGACTGTTGCGATAAAACATTTTGGGATACTTCATTACAGGATATGAGCAAACAATGATGTTGTCAGTAACATACGAAACATCCAAAACTAATCCCATATTATTCTTATATTGATTGAAAGGGGAGCTGTAGATTGATTTGATGATGTGCTCCGGATTAAATTTCGATAAAGTCATTTTGAATACTTTCAGTACAATTATACTTGGTGAAGATCTTAGTAACGTCAAAGCGATTGTCCAAAATTTGGCCGACTTTGAATTTATAGATGTAGACCAGTCTATTTAATACTGGTGGTGGGGAAGTTGTAAATGAGTTTGAATTGCTAGTTTTCTTAAATGCAACATTTGTGTCACTTCAGAAAGTACTTGACAACAGTGcgacaaaaaaaaaataagaaaaaaaaaaaacaggAAAGACAAGTATCAGGTAGAATAGTTATATTATTCCAGTAATGAACTCGCATTTAATGTTTCAACGATGTGATCAGCAATTGCGTTTAGCGCATCTGATATgttgatatcatcatcatttttcAGTTCGAAGAGCCCTGTATTCCGTTTAAGCTGTCCTTCAatgtcttcatcttcgaaCATATACTTATGTTCGTTCCTGTAAGATTTGTAaacaaattcatcaaagtAGTATGGTGGATCAACCCAATATGAATCTATAGTCTTGTATCCAGCTCTTgcatttcttctctttttcaaaacttcGTATGGAGCTCGAACAAATATTTTGATGTCAAACTTCTTTGTTAGCTCTTCATCGTTAAATATCATGAACCCATCAACCAATACAATCTTAAGATCAGAATTTTGCACGATAGCATATTTCCTCTTAAGAGAATCCCAATCTTCTGGTGATATATCAAACTTTGTTATGTCATCAACGTTATCGTTATGAATCAATTTACTTTTGATTAAGCCAGTTTCTTTTATTTGATCCAACTCTCTTTTAAATGCAGGTATATCCAATGCCTCTGGACAGTCCCAGTCGGCAATCTGATATTTTTCGTTTAGTGGAATTTGCGCATCAGGCTTATAGAAGTCATCTTCGTGTAATACACTACTTCTAGGGATTGCATTCGATGTTAGCTTGGTTAAGGTGGTCTTACCCGATGATGAACATCCACTTATCGCGATGAGAACCAATTTAGAGCTAgtcattcttttctcctAAAATAGTGGGTTTAAGTTGATACCGCTTACTTCGTACGATGTAGGGAATAAGGAAGTAAATATGTCCCAAGGAGCTACCTCAATTTTCCCTACAAATAGCTTATGTGACGCTTTTCATTGTCTTGTTTGGAAGATATGTTGGATCTTTCTTATCTATTGTCCTGgctttcaatttttcatgCGAAAccatttttgaattttgtcAATAAATTTTGAGAAAGTTAACAATCCTGCAAGACTTTATATGATAAATTCGCAGAAACTTGGTACATGAGAAGGCAATATAGGTTATTTTGCCCTACTTAACAGCTTTGTGGAACCCTCCAACTGAATCGATATCTGAAGCATCTTTTCATTTACTCACAATGTCGGAATTTATTAATGAGAACCCTGATATTTTAGATGAGACCCTCCTACCGtccagaaaagaagatattaCAAATGAACTATTTGGTGATGCCTTAGGGAAAATCACacatgaaagaaaaaggcAGTTGCTGCAGATAGGATCTGTAGACTCGCCAGTTTTGAAAAACATAGGTCTTCTAGATAAACTATTAAACCAGCAGCTATCTTTGGATGAGACCGTACCTGATTTGACAGATATAGAAACAGCAACTGAATCCGATGA
Proteins encoded in this window:
- the ESBP6 gene encoding Esbp6p (similar to uniprot|P53918 Saccharomyces cerevisiae YNL125C ESBP6 Protein with similarity to monocarboxylate permeases appears not to be involved in transport of monocarboxylates such as lactate pyruvate or acetate across the plasma membrane) codes for the protein MRPTESNTSEIDSISSASDVSHILSDPHGFVPKSKKSQLADSDQRITRRLSEPSSIKTADTGRSTIITGISRTVTRTLSTIKKAVDDDNLQADNNTDDLNKLLERNFDIDDALRLTETAKRTDSRYTTNTNTNTNANAVNAKGSDKWFDQTSDSEGEYRSEVPVELAGDDEGQTLNKVFTNKETNTLDLPPEGGYGWVCCLCVTLVMFSTWGCNSAFGVFLAFYLNNSSFPGASKYDYALIAGMTVFFGQGLPPFVLLFMRIFGLKIPMYFGIVIMCLGFVLASYAVSLWQLYLTQGFLSGVGISFIFAPATTVLPGWFLKKRSFAMGLSLIGTGAGGVAYSLAVNKMIENTGNQRFALRILAITCSITCVVATLLLRQRVPMKATGIRNWKAIKQHCNDMFSMHIFKKWTVQLIAMWFMFALFGYTLMIFTLSSYAVANGLTAHQGSSLTAILNGAQSVGRPLIGYTGDKIGRTNITVMLTLLLTIFMFGFWIPADSYSSLIGFSICVGLCIGVANVMNTVLVADIVGPVDFLPAWGYVNLVGSPFMLVAEVIAQALTEPNSNDPYLHTQIFAGCCFVAALLLILGLREVTAKIKIKERQTINLQRLKDYDDSNLSEKDNNILREREIKYDYLLGSGIKSYFARMFYPMHV
- the SPC98 gene encoding Spc98p (similar to uniprot|P53540 YNL126W Saccharomyces cerevisiae SPC98 Component of the microtubule-nucleating Tub4p (gamma-tubulin) complex), translated to MDQKFGTCVLHMLPASAGSAYSQQLIQDLYYSIKTSSKENVTKVLEYYKKIMVQRNQDMKSWSHLEMFAGIMCHLSSPEEKHKYLLQCLSLLDKNDELYDMREPMSKEVIENIQRKTTESVYADSFENFEKVSDRRSIGSYGGNAWQHSSSDATLQSLSDPYFSTMVSRADIVKSIPYLVLGTPSTLFELKDKKFTIPSNIPNGESQQLHDIVEAGLLYLHLQIRVEYLKKHVTTSTLKVAFLTLIQSKLRDYSNFVNNFSSHLHPLDPLCFTYQHLYPEVLKLRTYMEYIENFEKSSAEGLLSVCQLQKSNGDPVLEKFASDALERLLQPYMKNICDWLIDGKLDSNVSSDFFVQNDEKEPLGLVFLPQKIPKFIPSLVAKKIYIIGKSLRYLEHCCSEVEWIGKFANKYSLQYRLLGPSMDHKFFELVNQQYGEINHYINTTLRSKFYYFETLNLLKDILLMGKSDVIDSIIQNSENLFNQPSQLLESHHLTKCLQIAIQQSSLRNRLNKSDNNLLVNRLDARILELAHGSSGWDVFTLDYLVDQPLSTVMDINQHGSRRDYLRIFNFLWRIKKNEYNYEQEWQKNSSILKLFRKLNIRVPFIRDLLNKVSMINVLKNQIQSFTKKVETYCFESIIEHEFRKLLSNLNHKDTDPTSSVKVKVLRNGVKVSSGVLKPDLHFIENFKELTTDDVSGYSSFDLEDLKRAHSVFLSNILNHPILYSGSGASLGTYTHQLYPTTLVLLMDMSYEFVLNYSELNNVIHEICIQMNLDPNQNLHDPIMRFNVISKKLVDQWKDFDNECNAYIKDLKWDENTEINKLSKILH
- the FAR11 gene encoding Far11p (similar to uniprot|P53917 Saccharomyces cerevisiae YNL127W FAR11 Protein involved in G1 cell cycle arrest in response to pheromone in a pathway different from the Far1p-dependent pathway interacts with Far3p Far7p Far8p Far9p and Far10p), which codes for MPETQRSRSPLLKSLSSKDLRSKTQARPPFAKQLSNEHQTFPSDTSLFHDLDSLLSKKLHLGDSNELQHENNGTDRQSNEANNSSEIIDTQDDANGEEDDEDSEFANVDEIDGPISPSSSSGSLKDYFQGYDSYTNGQASPKQLRKVSPELNDKDKIITYEDVKVEEDNNLPVDDALKKLLQEKADEIERGDLSHSFTKPTLDWQASDFNSLFHELSEWFIQKDYGSLKTAKLSFEKNYDSSKFIEERKYAIQVITELGKKLEVNSVDINTLLCLAYISFGTFQETNSYFHHLDILRRNNTLLMMISKVLLPCFKKHADCCRVKNTNLQQYNTLLFYSGSITYFMINIAIEQRSMHTKAVEDFIDVVHSSGLMLFLTKYIDHWRWKSRLSMRIRNIIILFHKVLLLQFGEESHYDAVKRFVLQHHKIEKKDSSASNLSISPLEYVAFREDITSRFPSSQLPEPTYPSMLDNPNSLSQFLEIPRPRSRSSSNMSLGEPQVHMATPAPSQPASPTSSPNGLKTRKSFQANLSYPAFFPSSGDYDTGVVDELSNKLSIAVPETVLPYNMQEAIEILSKSVHIKLSTKQLWHERELFMVQERGWTNTEVHEKDPFTYRGIQNEEPETMNRIEDYYANALPHFSSLVYVLLETIETCMSNKVYLEEDFSEEEINELQPQLELIRSKEIAMESSSAILFLLLKWFKVSHFLKFEYLCSLIYDSKFITTSVGILQSFTDQYQNRIYSKHLQPTHSFWSECSLYNVQYKETLEISTANEKANRLNLRMLNSEVYLLRVLSKITGKKTQRLKDLPLNVSNIFKALYSIFNLDIYHPILKIIHELAPFKNKRWRADHMELISGVFLHEKLHLTDNWITGKDITGEINDSYGQEIALRAMLQFYNFYHYKRTMEHCGYDDKFSNSFFSREAELLSAPY
- the LSM12 gene encoding Lsm12p (similar to uniprot|P38828 Saccharomyces cerevisiae YHR121W LSM12 Protein containing an Lsm domain and an AD domain may bind RNA and have a role in RNA processing), with product MSISLENILGLKVKITDVLDHVTQGKVYSFNSNNDTITLIVGKKNKAYTFEIIQTSFIKHLELVGEKANPSSFKKDHVKPSYVDLDRVKNALAKTIDTAAKKEMSIGKNVSYEGQFIFDLIHKTISDIVWKGKSIVVLDELEINPPYQLGSIKPLQGRTDVKSKELIDKIVESAWNKLENERKGG